The following coding sequences are from one Acomys russatus chromosome 16, mAcoRus1.1, whole genome shotgun sequence window:
- the Ccl1 gene encoding C-C motif chemokine 1 — protein MKHITVVLMCLLLTAMWLQDVDSKSMHVSSSSCCFNGMKKKPPLKSIQCYKEISSTCRDPAVIFKMKKGRESCALETTLWVQDYLKKVGPCRLK, from the exons ATGAAACACATCACCGTGGTCCTGATGTGCCTGCTGCTGACTGCGATGTGGCTACAGGATGTGGACagcaagagca TGCAcgtgtcttcctcttcctgctgtttcAACGGTATGAAGAAAAAGCCTCCTCTGAAGTCAATCCAGTGCTACAAAGAGATCAGCTCCACCTGCCGTGACCCAGCTGTGAT ATTCAAGATGAAGAAGGGCAGAGAAAGCTGTGCCTTGGAAACAACCCTGTGGGTTCAGGATTACCTGAAGAAGGTGGGACCCTGCCGCCTGAAATGA